One Antarctobacter heliothermus DNA segment encodes these proteins:
- the tsf gene encoding translation elongation factor Ts produces the protein MAITAAQVKELREMTGAGMMDAKKALVETDGDMEAAIDWLRTKGLAKAAKKSGRTAAEGLVAVEVAGGKGVAVEVNSETDFVAKNADFQKMVGGIAKAALGVSDVEALKTADMGGKPVADVITDKIATIGENMSLRRMATVEGDVVAAYVHNAATDGMGQIGVLVALKGGTEEFGKQVGMHIAAMNPAALNESSLDPSVVEKEKQIQIDIAKESGKPDAVIEKMIVGRMKKFMAEVTLLGQQFALDTDKTVEQAAKDAGAEVVGFVRMQVGEGIEKVQEDFAAEVAKAAQG, from the coding sequence ATGGCGATCACTGCTGCACAGGTGAAAGAACTGCGCGAAATGACTGGCGCGGGCATGATGGATGCCAAAAAAGCGCTGGTGGAAACCGACGGCGACATGGAAGCGGCCATTGATTGGCTCCGCACCAAAGGTCTGGCCAAGGCCGCCAAGAAATCCGGTCGTACCGCAGCCGAGGGCCTTGTGGCCGTCGAGGTTGCCGGTGGCAAGGGTGTGGCCGTCGAGGTCAACTCGGAAACCGACTTCGTCGCCAAGAACGCCGACTTCCAGAAGATGGTTGGCGGGATTGCCAAAGCCGCGCTGGGTGTTTCGGACGTTGAGGCGCTCAAGACCGCCGACATGGGTGGCAAACCCGTGGCCGACGTGATCACCGACAAGATCGCCACCATCGGCGAGAACATGTCGCTGCGCCGTATGGCAACGGTCGAAGGTGACGTTGTTGCGGCCTATGTCCACAACGCGGCGACCGACGGCATGGGCCAGATCGGTGTTCTGGTTGCGCTGAAGGGCGGCACCGAAGAGTTCGGCAAGCAGGTTGGCATGCACATCGCCGCCATGAACCCCGCTGCGCTGAACGAATCCTCGCTCGATCCGTCCGTGGTCGAGAAGGAAAAGCAGATCCAGATCGACATCGCCAAGGAATCGGGCAAGCCCGACGCCGTGATCGAAAAGATGATCGTTGGCCGCATGAAGAAGTTCATGGCTGAGGTGACTCTGCTGGGCCAACAGTTCGCGCTGGACACCGACAAGACCGTCGAGCAGGCCGCCAAGGACGCGGGCGCTGAGGTTGTCGGCTTTGTGCGGATGCAGGTTGGCGAAGGCATCGAAAAAGTCCAAGAGGACTTTGCCGCCGAAGTGGCCAAGGCCGCTCAGGGCTGA
- the rpsB gene encoding 30S ribosomal protein S2, producing MALPEFNMRQLLEAGVHFGHQTQRWNPRMGEFIYGARNGIHIMDLTQTVPMLDAALNAIRDCVAKNGRVLFVGTKRQAAQPIAEAAEKCAQYYMNHRWLGGTLTNWQTVSKSINRLREIDEKMENGAEGLTKKERLGMERDQTKLQASLGGIREMGGVPDMLFVIDVKKEALAVAEANKLGIPVVAIVDTNCSPAGIDYIIPGNDDAARAIALYCDLVSRAALDGMTGQMEAAGIDLGALEDAPVEETLVEAGEKAEG from the coding sequence ATGGCTCTTCCCGAGTTCAACATGCGTCAGCTGCTCGAAGCTGGCGTTCACTTTGGCCACCAGACGCAGCGCTGGAATCCCCGCATGGGCGAGTTCATCTACGGCGCGCGCAACGGCATCCACATCATGGACCTGACGCAGACCGTTCCGATGCTGGACGCGGCGCTGAACGCGATCCGTGACTGCGTTGCCAAAAACGGCCGCGTGCTGTTTGTCGGCACCAAGCGTCAGGCCGCACAGCCGATCGCCGAAGCCGCTGAAAAATGCGCACAGTATTACATGAACCACCGTTGGCTGGGCGGCACGCTCACCAACTGGCAGACCGTTTCCAAGTCGATCAACCGCCTGCGGGAAATCGACGAAAAGATGGAAAACGGCGCCGAGGGCCTGACCAAGAAAGAGCGTCTTGGCATGGAACGCGACCAGACAAAGCTTCAGGCATCGCTGGGCGGTATCCGTGAGATGGGCGGCGTGCCGGACATGCTGTTCGTCATCGACGTCAAGAAAGAAGCACTGGCCGTGGCCGAAGCGAACAAGCTGGGCATCCCGGTTGTCGCCATCGTCGACACCAACTGCTCGCCCGCTGGCATCGACTACATCATCCCCGGCAACGACGACGCGGCCCGCGCCATTGCGCTGTACTGCGATCTGGTCAGCCGCGCTGCTCTGGACGGGATGACCGGCCAGATGGAAGCCGCCGGCATCGACCTTGGCGCGCTTGAAGATGCGCCCGTCGAAGAGACGCTGGTCGAAGCTGGTGAAAAAGCCGAAGGCTGA